The Vescimonas coprocola genome includes a window with the following:
- a CDS encoding TetR/AcrR family transcriptional regulator — translation MALYTQKAIMRAFGEMLEEMPFDKITVTALVKRCDISSNTFYYHYRDIYDLLDAWFHLELGRFTGEGTDWHTSTKAVMRECQAHPAKIYHVFNALSRDRMEQYVLSLTDDTFFRLVQQQTADSGLPQERVEEIAAFCRYAYVGFFLQFLWNRMEADIDRSVDRLGELMTAFVRSAMAEPAN, via the coding sequence ATGGCGCTATACACACAAAAGGCCATCATGCGGGCCTTTGGGGAGATGCTGGAGGAGATGCCCTTCGACAAGATCACCGTGACGGCCCTTGTAAAGCGGTGCGATATCAGCTCCAACACCTTTTATTACCACTACCGGGACATCTATGATCTGTTGGATGCGTGGTTCCATCTGGAGTTGGGCCGCTTCACCGGAGAGGGTACCGACTGGCATACGTCCACCAAGGCCGTCATGCGGGAGTGTCAGGCCCATCCCGCCAAGATCTACCATGTGTTCAACGCCCTGTCACGGGACCGGATGGAGCAGTATGTGCTCTCCCTGACGGACGACACCTTTTTCCGGCTGGTGCAGCAGCAGACGGCAGACAGCGGCCTGCCGCAGGAGCGGGTGGAGGAGATCGCCGCCTTCTGTCGCTATGCCTATGTGGGCTTTTTCCTGCAATTCCTGTGGAACCGTATGGAGGCGGACATCGACCGCAGCGTGGACCGGCTGGGGGAGCTGATGACCGCCTTTGTCCGCAGCGCCATGGCGGAGCCGGCGAACTGA
- a CDS encoding MBOAT family O-acyltransferase — protein sequence MGFNTLPFIFIFLPVFLAVYYLMPERLRNGVLTLGSLVFYLLGTWKRPWCLALLLGLMALTWLSGRKLAGSKPLLVGNLLVLGLCLFGFKYAGLLGSGIALPLGLSFYSFQMAAYVIDVYRGRMEPEECPVSYAAEILMFPKLLSGPLMDPADLKEQMYRRTCTLRELDAGLRDFIIGLSMKVLLANQIGGLWRQVKTIGFESVSTPMAWLGIVAYSLQLYLDFCGYSWMAIGVGEMLGFRLPRNFEHPYAARSMRDFWRRWHISLSSWFRDYVYIPLGGSKKGEGRTYLNLLVVWLFTGLWHGSTLNFLLWGLFLFALISLERLGWGKVLRRSQVISRLYMLLVIPLSWMLFAIPSLKDIGSYIGRLFAFSGGTAVHARDFLVYGRQYAVVLVIGLLVSTPLPEKLWRRIRTSPLGTVLLLVLFWVCVYCMAVATNDPFMYFSF from the coding sequence ATGGGCTTTAACACACTACCCTTTATTTTCATCTTTCTGCCGGTGTTTCTGGCAGTATATTACCTGATGCCGGAGCGACTGCGAAACGGCGTTCTGACATTAGGGAGTCTTGTCTTTTACCTGCTCGGCACATGGAAGCGGCCGTGGTGTCTGGCGCTGCTGCTGGGGCTCATGGCTCTGACGTGGCTCTCCGGCCGGAAGCTGGCGGGGAGCAAGCCCCTGCTGGTGGGGAACCTGCTGGTGCTGGGCCTGTGCCTTTTCGGCTTCAAATATGCCGGCCTGCTGGGCAGTGGCATCGCCCTGCCGCTGGGCCTGAGCTTTTACTCCTTCCAGATGGCTGCCTACGTCATCGACGTGTACCGTGGCCGCATGGAGCCGGAGGAGTGTCCGGTGTCCTACGCCGCAGAGATCCTGATGTTCCCCAAGCTCCTCTCCGGCCCTCTCATGGACCCGGCGGATCTGAAGGAGCAGATGTACCGCCGCACCTGCACCCTGCGGGAGCTGGATGCGGGCCTGCGGGACTTCATCATCGGTCTTTCCATGAAGGTGCTGCTGGCCAACCAGATCGGCGGCCTGTGGCGTCAGGTCAAGACCATCGGCTTCGAGAGCGTCTCCACCCCTATGGCGTGGCTGGGAATTGTGGCCTACTCTCTGCAGCTGTATCTGGACTTCTGCGGCTATTCATGGATGGCCATCGGCGTAGGGGAGATGCTGGGCTTCCGGCTGCCCCGGAACTTCGAGCACCCCTACGCCGCCCGCTCCATGCGGGACTTCTGGCGCCGCTGGCACATCAGTCTCAGCTCTTGGTTTCGGGACTATGTGTACATCCCGCTGGGCGGCAGCAAAAAGGGGGAGGGCCGTACCTACCTGAACCTGCTGGTGGTGTGGCTGTTTACGGGCCTGTGGCACGGCAGTACGCTGAACTTCCTGCTGTGGGGACTGTTCCTCTTTGCCCTCATCTCTCTGGAACGTCTGGGCTGGGGCAAGGTGCTCCGGCGCAGTCAGGTGATCTCCCGGCTCTATATGCTCCTGGTGATCCCCCTAAGTTGGATGCTCTTCGCCATCCCCTCCCTGAAGGACATCGGCAGCTATATCGGGCGGCTCTTTGCCTTCTCCGGCGGCACGGCGGTCCATGCACGGGATTTTCTGGTCTACGGACGGCAGTACGCCGTGGTATTGGTCATCGGTCTGCTGGTGTCCACGCCCTTACCGGAGAAGCTCTGGCGCCGCATCCGCACCTCCCCGCTGGGAACGGTGCTCCTGCTGGTGCTGTTCTGGGTATGCGTTTACTGTATGGCGGTGGCCACCAACGACCCCTTTATGTATTTCAGCTTTTGA
- a CDS encoding GDSL-type esterase/lipase family protein — translation MKRLKPKQRGLAALAILLVATSLAATVTGLVLKAQLQKYVGGWEDRLAIAVPFMLLHDDTDLRRMEQAKQRSQDEPKQPEQPTEPEKPAEPEQPTEPEKPDEPEKPQVPGVPTELPTVVPGAKYGEDESFFDDALFIGDSRMVSSAYYARLGKANYFTDVGMNVFQMFSVTASDDNFDATDLTTLLQNRTYKKIFIMLGINECGYPMSSLLSAYQEDIDTLKSLQPDATIYLLKVYGVSRSVAESASYFSPQRLQEVNDGIAGLADGKKVHCLDASHLYCDDEGYMKEEYTSDGVHPYAKDAALFAQWLCQQISGGR, via the coding sequence ATGAAGAGATTAAAACCAAAACAGAGAGGACTGGCCGCGCTGGCCATCCTGCTGGTGGCCACCTCCCTGGCAGCCACCGTAACGGGCCTTGTGCTGAAGGCCCAGCTGCAAAAGTATGTAGGGGGCTGGGAGGACCGTCTGGCCATCGCCGTGCCATTCATGCTGCTGCATGACGACACAGACCTCCGCCGCATGGAGCAGGCCAAGCAGCGTAGTCAGGATGAGCCAAAGCAGCCGGAGCAGCCCACTGAACCGGAAAAGCCTGCCGAGCCGGAGCAGCCCACTGAACCGGAAAAACCCGACGAACCGGAGAAGCCGCAGGTGCCGGGAGTGCCTACGGAGCTTCCCACCGTGGTGCCGGGGGCCAAGTACGGCGAGGACGAGAGCTTTTTCGACGATGCCCTGTTCATCGGAGATTCCCGCATGGTCAGCTCCGCCTACTATGCAAGACTTGGCAAGGCAAATTACTTCACAGACGTTGGCATGAATGTTTTCCAGATGTTCTCCGTTACCGCCTCGGACGATAACTTCGATGCCACGGACCTGACGACCCTGCTGCAAAACCGTACCTATAAGAAGATCTTCATCATGCTGGGCATCAACGAGTGTGGCTACCCCATGAGCAGCCTGCTGAGCGCCTATCAGGAGGACATCGACACCTTGAAAAGTCTCCAGCCGGATGCCACCATCTACCTGCTGAAGGTCTACGGTGTGTCCCGCTCCGTGGCAGAGAGCGCCAGCTACTTCAGCCCCCAGCGCCTACAGGAGGTCAACGACGGCATCGCCGGTCTGGCCGACGGCAAGAAGGTTCACTGTCTGGACGCCTCCCACCTCTACTGCGATGACGAGGGCTACATGAAAGAGGAGTACACCAGCGACGGCGTCCATCCCTACGCCAAGGATGCAGCGCTGTTTGCCCAGTGGCTGTGCCAGCAGATCAGCGGCGGCCGGTAG
- the sigG gene encoding RNA polymerase sporulation sigma factor SigG has product MQGKVEICGINTARLEILKNDEMMELLRRTKQGDMAARERLIRGNLRLVLSVIQRFSSRGENADDLFQVGCIGLIKAIDNFDIRQPVRFSTYGVPMIVGEIRRYLRDNSTLRVSRSMRDTAYKVLQARERLLRQQQREPTVEQIAQELELPREEVVFAMDAMSAPVSLYEPVYADGGDAVCVMDQIRDDHSSDEGWLQQLALKDAISHLQPRERNILALRFCQGKTQMEVSSEIGISQAQVSRLEKNAIRSIKQEL; this is encoded by the coding sequence ATGCAGGGGAAGGTGGAAATCTGCGGGATCAATACAGCCCGGCTGGAGATCCTGAAAAACGACGAGATGATGGAGCTTCTCCGGCGCACCAAGCAGGGGGATATGGCGGCCCGTGAGCGGCTGATCCGGGGCAATCTCCGGCTGGTGCTGTCGGTGATCCAGCGGTTCAGCAGCCGGGGCGAGAACGCCGACGATCTGTTTCAGGTGGGGTGCATCGGTCTTATCAAGGCCATCGACAACTTCGACATCCGTCAGCCGGTGCGGTTCTCCACCTATGGCGTTCCCATGATCGTGGGGGAGATCCGCCGCTATCTCCGGGACAACAGCACCCTGCGGGTCAGCCGGAGTATGCGGGACACTGCCTATAAGGTCCTGCAGGCCCGTGAGCGGCTCCTGCGCCAGCAACAGCGGGAGCCTACGGTGGAGCAGATCGCCCAGGAGCTGGAGCTGCCCCGTGAGGAGGTGGTGTTCGCCATGGACGCCATGTCAGCCCCGGTGTCTCTGTATGAGCCGGTGTACGCCGACGGCGGGGACGCCGTGTGCGTCATGGATCAGATCCGGGATGACCACAGCAGCGATGAGGGCTGGCTGCAGCAGCTGGCGCTGAAGGACGCCATCTCCCACTTGCAGCCCCGTGAGCGGAACATTCTGGCCCTGCGGTTCTGTCAGGGCAAGACCCAGATGGAGGTGTCCTCCGAGATCGGCATCTCGCAGGCGCAGGTGAGCCGGTTGGAGAAAAATGCCATACGCTCCATCAAGCAGGAGCTGTGA
- the nifU gene encoding Fe-S cluster assembly scaffold protein NifU, whose protein sequence is MALYTDTVMDHFMHPRNVGEIADADGVGQVGNAKCGDIMKMYLKIKDGVIEDVKFETFGCGSAIASSSMATEMIKGKTIDEALAVTNRQVVEALGGLPAHKLHCSVLAEESIKSAIKNYYDRNGIEYDHSKFPDDCGEVESCRMV, encoded by the coding sequence ATGGCACTGTATACCGATACTGTAATGGATCATTTCATGCACCCCCGGAATGTGGGTGAGATCGCCGACGCCGACGGCGTGGGGCAGGTGGGCAACGCCAAGTGCGGCGACATTATGAAGATGTACCTGAAAATCAAGGACGGCGTGATCGAGGATGTGAAATTCGAGACCTTTGGCTGCGGCAGCGCCATCGCCTCCTCCTCCATGGCTACGGAGATGATCAAGGGCAAGACCATCGATGAGGCGCTGGCCGTCACCAACCGGCAGGTGGTGGAGGCGCTGGGCGGTCTGCCGGCCCACAAGCTGCACTGTTCCGTGCTGGCGGAGGAGTCCATCAAGTCCGCCATCAAGAACTACTATGACCGCAACGGCATCGAGTACGACCATAGCAAATTCCCGGATGACTGCGGCGAGGTGGAGTCCTGCCGCATGGTGTAA
- the nifS gene encoding cysteine desulfurase NifS produces MIYADNAATTKMSPVALAAMLPALEDNYGNPSSLHSVGQHAAELLQSAREAMARCLNCKPREILFTSGGSEADNQALLSAAELGRLKGKKHIISTAFEHHAVLHSLKRLEKQGFEVTLLPVGPTGTVTAQQVKEAIRPDTCLVTVMYANNEIGSILPIEEIGAVCREAGVLFHTDAVQATGHLPIDVKAQHIDMLSLSGHKFHGPKGVGALYVRQGVPITSLIEGGAQERGKRAGTENVPGIAAMAAALEDACAHMEENRAKVTALRDKLIAGLSQIPHSALNGDPVNRLPGNVNFCFEGIEGESLLLLLDDAGICASSGSACTSGSLDPSHVLLAIGRPHEVAHGSLRLSLSEWNQPWEIDHILREVPRVVAYLRSMSPVWKDLESGKKQFML; encoded by the coding sequence ATGATATACGCAGATAATGCCGCTACCACCAAGATGAGCCCTGTGGCGCTGGCCGCCATGCTGCCGGCGCTGGAGGACAACTACGGAAACCCCTCCAGCCTGCACAGTGTGGGCCAGCACGCCGCCGAGCTGCTGCAGAGCGCCCGTGAGGCCATGGCCCGGTGCCTGAACTGCAAGCCCCGTGAGATCCTCTTCACCTCCGGCGGCAGTGAGGCCGACAATCAGGCTCTGCTGTCCGCTGCGGAGCTGGGACGGCTGAAGGGCAAGAAGCACATCATCTCCACCGCCTTTGAGCACCACGCCGTCCTCCACTCCCTGAAGCGTCTGGAGAAGCAGGGCTTCGAGGTGACGCTGCTGCCGGTGGGCCCCACCGGCACCGTTACCGCCCAGCAGGTGAAGGAGGCCATCCGGCCGGATACCTGTCTGGTAACGGTGATGTACGCCAACAACGAGATCGGCAGCATCCTCCCCATCGAGGAGATCGGCGCCGTATGCCGGGAGGCGGGCGTGCTGTTCCACACCGACGCCGTACAGGCGACGGGACATCTGCCCATTGACGTCAAGGCCCAGCACATCGATATGCTGAGTCTCTCCGGCCACAAGTTCCACGGCCCCAAGGGCGTAGGTGCTCTGTATGTCCGGCAGGGCGTACCCATCACCAGTCTCATCGAGGGCGGCGCACAGGAGCGGGGCAAGCGAGCCGGTACGGAGAACGTCCCCGGCATCGCCGCCATGGCCGCTGCGCTGGAGGATGCCTGCGCCCACATGGAGGAGAACCGGGCCAAGGTGACGGCTCTGCGGGACAAGCTCATTGCGGGGCTGTCCCAGATCCCCCACAGCGCTCTCAACGGCGACCCGGTGAACCGGCTGCCCGGCAACGTCAACTTCTGCTTCGAGGGCATTGAAGGCGAGTCTCTCCTGCTGCTGCTGGATGATGCAGGCATCTGCGCCTCCTCCGGCTCCGCCTGTACCTCCGGCTCGCTGGATCCCAGCCATGTGCTGTTGGCCATCGGGCGGCCCCATGAGGTGGCCCATGGCTCCCTGCGGCTGAGCCTCAGCGAGTGGAACCAGCCCTGGGAGATCGACCACATCCTGCGGGAGGTTCCCCGTGTGGTGGCGTATCTGCGGTCCATGTCCCCGGTATGGAAGGATCTGGAATCCGGTAAGAAGCAATTCATGCTGTAA
- a CDS encoding Mini-ribonuclease 3 translates to MTDYLHIQLPPDQIRGISSIGLAHMGDAVYELLVRTWLCAHGKATGKGLHRATVALVCAPKQAELAQRILPLLTEEEQAVFRRGRNANVHSIPAHASRAQYQQATALEALLGWLHLSGRHDRVEQLFAVMMEGE, encoded by the coding sequence ATGACCGACTACCTTCACATACAGCTGCCGCCGGATCAGATCCGGGGCATCAGCAGCATCGGATTGGCCCATATGGGGGATGCCGTGTATGAGCTGCTGGTGCGGACATGGCTCTGCGCCCACGGCAAGGCCACTGGCAAGGGCCTGCACCGGGCCACGGTGGCGCTGGTGTGCGCCCCCAAGCAGGCGGAGCTGGCCCAGCGCATTCTGCCCCTGCTGACAGAGGAGGAGCAGGCGGTGTTCCGCCGGGGTCGCAACGCTAACGTCCACTCCATTCCCGCCCACGCCAGCCGTGCGCAGTACCAGCAGGCCACGGCGCTGGAAGCGCTGCTGGGCTGGCTGCATCTCAGTGGCCGCCACGACCGGGTGGAGCAGCTGTTCGCCGTGATGATGGAGGGGGAATAA
- a CDS encoding Rqc2 family fibronectin-binding protein → MPLDAICMQAVVRETAAQIENARIEKIQQPARDQVILLLRGGRRLLLNAGASQPRLHLTQQLRDNPAQPPMFCMLLRKHLAGGRLLRLEQEPLERVVTLTVRAVDELGEQSDYRLILEAMPRHANLILVDREGRIVDCLRRVDFEMSQQRQVLPGLYYHLPPRQDKCDPLTTEEDAFRRLLARRPEDSPLDRWLMDTFTAIPPLLARELVCRTCGETDARSAEPDALWQTFHTWQQQVQEGRFLPQLLEREGRPADFSYFPVTQYGPSVTCRTYDTFAQLLDDFYQGREQADRVRQKGQDLMKAATAARDRVRRKLALQEKEYAAAQDREPLRLAGELITANLYRLERGMTHLTAENYYEEGCPQLDIRLDPLLTPQQNAARYFKQYAKAKTAERILTEQLEKGRQEFSYLESVVQELQQAELEQDFNDIRTELTEGGYLRGRGKKQPGFQRASRPREFRSTAGLRILVGRSNRQNDKLTCKDADRRDIWFHTQKIHGSHVILCTGGTEPDRRSIEEAASLAAYYSQGREGGKVPVDYTPVKFVKKPAGGKPGMVVYTTYQTIYAVPDEALTRRLSVR, encoded by the coding sequence ATGCCGCTGGACGCCATTTGTATGCAGGCCGTGGTCCGTGAGACCGCCGCACAGATAGAAAATGCCCGCATTGAGAAGATCCAGCAGCCGGCACGGGATCAGGTGATCCTGCTGCTGCGGGGCGGGCGGCGCCTGCTGCTCAACGCCGGAGCCAGCCAGCCCCGGCTGCATCTGACCCAGCAGCTGCGGGACAACCCCGCCCAGCCCCCCATGTTTTGTATGCTGCTGCGGAAGCATCTGGCCGGGGGACGGCTGCTGCGTCTGGAGCAGGAGCCGCTGGAGCGTGTGGTGACGCTGACCGTCCGGGCGGTGGACGAGCTGGGGGAGCAGAGCGACTACCGCCTGATCCTGGAGGCCATGCCCCGCCACGCCAACCTCATTCTGGTGGATCGGGAGGGCCGCATCGTGGACTGCCTGCGCCGGGTGGACTTCGAGATGTCCCAGCAGCGTCAGGTACTGCCGGGGCTTTACTACCACCTGCCGCCCCGTCAGGATAAGTGCGACCCGCTGACGACGGAGGAGGATGCCTTCCGCCGCCTGCTGGCCCGGCGCCCGGAGGACAGTCCGCTGGACCGCTGGCTCATGGATACCTTCACCGCCATTCCGCCTCTGCTGGCACGGGAGTTGGTCTGCCGCACCTGCGGCGAGACGGACGCCCGCAGCGCCGAACCCGATGCCCTGTGGCAGACCTTCCACACATGGCAGCAGCAGGTGCAGGAGGGCCGCTTTCTCCCGCAGCTGCTGGAGCGTGAGGGCCGACCGGCGGACTTTTCCTATTTCCCCGTGACCCAGTACGGACCCTCGGTCACCTGCCGCACCTACGACACCTTCGCCCAACTGCTGGATGACTTCTATCAGGGCCGGGAACAGGCGGACCGTGTTCGCCAGAAGGGGCAGGATCTGATGAAGGCCGCCACCGCCGCACGGGATCGTGTCCGCCGGAAGCTGGCCCTTCAGGAGAAGGAGTACGCCGCCGCACAGGACCGGGAGCCTCTGCGACTGGCCGGTGAGCTCATCACCGCCAATCTCTACCGCTTGGAGCGGGGCATGACCCACCTGACGGCGGAGAACTACTACGAGGAGGGCTGCCCCCAGCTGGATATCCGTCTGGACCCGCTGCTGACGCCTCAGCAGAACGCCGCCCGCTATTTCAAGCAGTATGCCAAGGCCAAGACGGCGGAGCGCATCCTGACGGAGCAGCTGGAAAAGGGCCGGCAGGAGTTCTCCTATCTGGAGAGCGTGGTGCAGGAACTACAGCAGGCGGAGTTGGAGCAGGACTTCAACGACATCCGTACCGAGCTGACGGAGGGCGGCTACCTTCGGGGCCGGGGCAAGAAACAGCCCGGCTTCCAGCGGGCTTCCCGCCCACGGGAGTTCCGCTCCACGGCGGGCCTGCGAATTCTGGTGGGCCGCAGCAACCGTCAGAACGACAAGCTGACGTGCAAGGACGCCGACCGCCGGGATATCTGGTTCCACACCCAAAAGATCCACGGCTCCCATGTGATCCTCTGCACCGGCGGCACAGAGCCGGACCGCCGGAGCATTGAGGAGGCCGCTTCGCTGGCCGCCTACTATTCTCAGGGCCGGGAGGGCGGCAAGGTGCCGGTGGAT